GAGAATCCGCGGCCGACGAGCGGAGCCACGAACGCGGCCATCTGCGCCCCTCGCCCGCCCCAGCCGTGGACGAGGAGCACGGTCGGCCCCGACCCCCAGGCCCACGTGTCCACGCGGTGCCGGCCGATCGGGAGGGAGCGCGCTCGTGCCGTAGCCAGCGCGGTGGCCTCGTGGGCCGATGGCCGGGGACGCGGCGGGGTGAGGAACATCCGCTCGCCGAGCCGGGCGGCCAGGGTCGGGGCCAGCGCCGAGAGCATCGCGCCCGCGGCGCGGACGAGGACCGCTGAGCGGGGTGATTTTTTAGAGCGAACGATCGTGCTATTCATGAATCGGACATAGTCATCGTCGCGCATCGGGGCCTCCTCTAGCGCCGGCGGACGCCGGCCCGATCGGCGGGGGACGGGGTGCGAGCGGCCCCGACGAGCGCCTCGAAGGCGCGTTCGGCTCGGGCACGCGCGCGGGGGTCCTTCATGAGCCGCGAGGCGCGGCAGTAGGCGAAGACGATCCCATCGAGGTCGTAAGCAAACTGCTCGCAGTCGAGGTCGGGCCGGAAGTGCCCCTCCTGGATTCCGGTCCGGGCGACGTTGGCGAGCGTGTCGAGCCAGTCCCGCTGGGTGCGCACGAGGTAGTCGCGCGCCGGGCCGGGCCGCTCGTCCAGTTCGAACGTCGCCTGGACGAACGGACAGCCCCCGGGCAGCGGGCCCGAGAGCTCCCACTCGAACCAGCGCCCGAACAGGGTGCGCACCCGCGGCTCCCCGCGGGGCGCCGTGAGCGCGGGCTTGATGACTTCCTCGGTGAAGCGCCGCGCGGCGCTCTCGAGCACCGCGACCTGCAGGGCCTCCTTCGATCGGAAGTGGGCGAACAGCCCGCTCTTGGACATCCGGAGATCCGTGGCCAGGCGGCCGATCGTCAGGCCTTCGAAGCCCACCTTGGTGGCGAGGGCCAGCGCGTGGGCCAGGATCGTCTCCCGGGTCCGATGGCCCTTGCGGGTGTGGGTGGTGGACACGGGTTAATAATAGTACGATCGTTCGGATGTGTCAAGGAGGGCCGGTTCTGCTTCGGAGGGGCCCCTGGGGCCCCCTCCGGAGAAATCAGGGCAGCGAGCCGTTCTGCGAGCGGCGCTCCATGTATGTGAGCGCACCGAGCGCGGCGAAGATGAGGACGCCCAGGAGCACCGTCATCGAGAGGGCCGCCTGCTTCGGGAGGCGCGTCAGCAGCACCGCCACCAGGCCGAACACCATGCTCACGGCGAGGAGATAGCCGACGGTCTGCTGAGGCGAGAGCCCGAGACGGAGGAGCCGGTGGTGGAGGTGTTCCATGTCGCGGCGGAAGGGGTTCCGCCCGCGCGCCGTCCGGCGGACCACGGCGAAGACGGTGTCGAGGACGGGCAGGCCCAGGGCGACCAGGGGCAGAAGGAGGGTCATCGCCGCCGTCGCCTTCCGGTTCTCGAGCAACGACACGGTCGCCAGCACGAGCCCAATGAACGTGCTCCCCACATCGCCCAGGAAGATCCGGGCGCGCGGGAAGTTGTACGGGTAGAAGCCGAGGACGGCGCCGGCGAGCACGAGCGCCAGCACCGCCACCTCGCGCTCGTCCTTCAGGAACCCGACGGCGCAGAGCGACAGCGCCGCGATTCCGCCGATGCCTGGCGCGAGGCCGTCGAGTCCGTCCACCAGGTTGAGCGCGTTGATGACGGTGGCCACCCACAGCATCGTCACCAGGGCGCCGAGGGGCCCGAGGGGGACGGTCGAGCCGAAGGGATTCGTCAGCTCGACGACCCGAAGCCCGGCGGCGTAGAGGATCGCGCCCGCCAGGAAATGGGCCCCCAGCTTGGTGGGGATGCCGCACGCACGCAGGTCGTCCCAGGCGCCGACCGCCACCACGGGCAGCGCCGCCAGCGTGAGGCCGATCGCATGGTGCGACGCGATGCCGATCCCGGTGGCCTGCAGGATCCAGAGCGTACCGAGGACCGCCGCCACCAGGCCGAGTCCGCCGAGAGTCGGGACGGCTTCCGCGTGCACTTTCTGGGCGCCCGGGTGGTCGAGCGCGCCGGCGCGCCGGGCCTCGGCGATGACGACCGGCGTGAGCGCGAAGGTCGCGCTGGTTGCCAGGACGAAGCCCGCCAGTTCCGGCGGCAT
The genomic region above belongs to Candidatus Methylomirabilota bacterium and contains:
- a CDS encoding TetR/AcrR family transcriptional regulator — translated: MSTTHTRKGHRTRETILAHALALATKVGFEGLTIGRLATDLRMSKSGLFAHFRSKEALQVAVLESAARRFTEEVIKPALTAPRGEPRVRTLFGRWFEWELSGPLPGGCPFVQATFELDERPGPARDYLVRTQRDWLDTLANVARTGIQEGHFRPDLDCEQFAYDLDGIVFAYCRASRLMKDPRARARAERAFEALVGAARTPSPADRAGVRRR
- a CDS encoding MraY family glycosyltransferase, whose protein sequence is MMPPELAGFVLATSATFALTPVVIAEARRAGALDHPGAQKVHAEAVPTLGGLGLVAAVLGTLWILQATGIGIASHHAIGLTLAALPVVAVGAWDDLRACGIPTKLGAHFLAGAILYAAGLRVVELTNPFGSTVPLGPLGALVTMLWVATVINALNLVDGLDGLAPGIGGIAALSLCAVGFLKDEREVAVLALVLAGAVLGFYPYNFPRARIFLGDVGSTFIGLVLATVSLLENRKATAAMTLLLPLVALGLPVLDTVFAVVRRTARGRNPFRRDMEHLHHRLLRLGLSPQQTVGYLLAVSMVFGLVAVLLTRLPKQAALSMTVLLGVLIFAALGALTYMERRSQNGSLP